The Blastocatellia bacterium genome contains a region encoding:
- a CDS encoding periplasmic heavy metal sensor, which translates to MQRSIIIIVSMVALLSSSLLIAGSTPPTLAAPPQQGLKALRQQQRQERLAQREPQGELDDHLEGEPVPVQKPPIEARLPVERDLMAQGPDRIQLLRALGLSREQMQKVRRLHQRFGLRNAQLRDELEERRDAYVQALFNEPYDQKLVEQRMRQVLDKQQELMQAEAESERAFRAILTPEQIEKFRNLQARQLELRRLRREIRQKERQLNQELLNDRDRPLN; encoded by the coding sequence ATGCAACGTTCCATCATAATCATCGTGAGCATGGTTGCCCTGTTGAGCAGCAGCCTCTTGATCGCAGGGAGCACACCTCCGACGTTGGCAGCCCCGCCTCAGCAGGGTTTGAAGGCGCTCAGACAACAGCAGCGCCAAGAACGACTCGCTCAACGAGAGCCACAGGGGGAACTGGACGATCATTTGGAGGGCGAACCAGTGCCTGTTCAGAAGCCACCGATTGAGGCTCGCCTCCCGGTGGAGCGAGACTTGATGGCACAGGGACCAGACCGCATTCAACTGTTGCGCGCGCTTGGACTCTCGCGAGAGCAAATGCAAAAAGTGCGACGCCTTCATCAACGGTTCGGACTGCGCAACGCGCAACTGCGCGACGAGCTGGAAGAACGACGAGACGCATACGTTCAGGCGCTATTCAATGAACCTTACGACCAGAAGCTAGTCGAGCAGCGCATGCGTCAGGTGCTGGACAAACAACAAGAATTGATGCAAGCTGAGGCCGAATCGGAACGTGCGTTTCGCGCTATTTTGACGCCCGAACAAATTGAAAAATTCAGAAACCTGCAAGCGCGGCAACTCGAACTGAGACGATTGCGACGCGAAATCCGCCAAAAAGAACGCCAACTCAATCAAGAACTGCTCAACGACAGAGACCGTCCATTGAACTGA
- a CDS encoding zf-HC2 domain-containing protein, giving the protein MMTNEHRELVMSYLYDEMQPEEARAFEQHLAACPPCQRDVADFRQVKQALASWPLEGVPHITVAIQPKQSWLDAFRTFPIWLKLATAAAATMLLLALFNVRVATNAQGGFEFSASLLPPRSNTTTAGANVLQRTPTAPAALTEDQVKAIVTAAIEQTEQIREQKLAAQLAALANAMRAEHQQRLIKLATMLRQEQADQLYELTNQTQRSYTTLTDLLGGSNGNGY; this is encoded by the coding sequence ATGATGACCAATGAACATCGAGAACTGGTGATGAGTTATCTATACGACGAAATGCAGCCAGAGGAGGCTCGCGCGTTTGAGCAGCATCTGGCGGCCTGTCCGCCCTGCCAGCGGGATGTGGCCGATTTTCGTCAAGTGAAACAAGCGCTCGCCTCATGGCCACTGGAAGGCGTGCCGCATATCACAGTGGCGATTCAGCCCAAGCAAAGCTGGCTCGATGCGTTCCGCACATTTCCCATCTGGCTCAAGTTGGCCACTGCGGCAGCCGCGACCATGTTGTTGTTGGCTTTGTTCAACGTGCGAGTGGCAACCAACGCGCAGGGCGGCTTTGAGTTCAGCGCCAGCTTGTTGCCTCCAAGGTCGAACACGACAACGGCGGGCGCCAATGTGCTACAGCGGACGCCAACGGCGCCGGCAGCCTTGACTGAAGATCAAGTGAAGGCCATCGTCACCGCGGCAATCGAACAAACTGAACAGATACGCGAGCAGAAGCTGGCCGCCCAATTGGCAGCCTTGGCCAACGCCATGCGAGCGGAACACCAACAAAGGCTCATCAAGCTGGCCACAATGCTGCGTCAAGAACAGGCTGATCAGTTGTACGAGTTAACTAATCAAACCCAGCGTTCCTATACCACATTGACCGACCTGCTGGGGGGGAGCAATGGGAACGGGTATTGA